Below is a window of Sulfurisphaera ohwakuensis DNA.
TACAGTTTAATAAAGAAACCCATATATGTAAGACTTGTAGGAACAAACGAAGAACAAGGAAGGAAAATACTTCAAGAAAATGGTATTAAATATTATACTGATGCATTAAGTTGCATAGGTGATGCATTACGCTCATAAATAGAAACACAAGAGTACTAGTTCAAGGAATTACCGGTAAAGAAGGCTCATTCCACACTAAACAAATGCTCAGTTACGGAACTAAAATTGTTGCTGGAGTAAGTCCAGGCAAAGGTGGAACTACTGTTCATGGAGTACCAGTTTACGATACTGTTGAAGATGCACTTAAGGAACACGAAATAGACGCAAGTATTGTATTCGTACCAGCAAAATATGCCCCAGATGCTATTTACGAAGCAATTGACGGAGGAATAAAATTAGTTGTAGTAATAACAGAACACATACCAGTTCTTGATATGTTGAAAATAGTTAGATATGCTAAAGCAAAAGGAACTAGAATTATTGGCCCCAATTGTCCAGGTCTAATAGTTCCAGAAGAGAGCTTAATAGGAATTCTTCCACCTAGAGCTTTTAAGAAGGGAAAAATTGGCATCGTTTCTAGATCTGGAACATTAACCTATGAAGTTGCTGAAATGGTGAAAAAAGACTATGGACAATCTACCGTTATTGGAATTGGTGGAGATCCTATAATAGGAACTGATATGATTGAGGTTGTAAAAATGTTTGAAGAAGACTCAGAAACAGAAAGTATAGTAATGATAGGAGAAATTGGCGGTACGATGGAAGAGAGAGTTGCAAAGATGAAAGCTGAGGGTAAGATAAAGAAAAAAATAGTTGCATATATTGCAGGCATGACAGCACCAAGAGAAAAAAGAATGGGCCATGCTGGTGCGGTAGTTTATATGGGTATGGGAACGTTCGAAAGCAAAATAAAAGCTTTAACAGAAGCTGGAATACCAGTTGCAAAAACACCTTACGAAATACCTAAGTTACTTTCTTCTTGATCTAATAAATACTACTAGAGCTATCACTATCACTACAGTAAAACCTCCTATTAACACGTACTCTGGTGACAAAGAATCAGATGAAGATAAGACTGTTTCTTTTATCCCAACAATTTCTCCTTGATTGAAATTAGAGAAGATTATCGATATTTTTCCACCATCAGGGAAGAAGAGAACATAATAGTGACCTATCATTACACCCATGAAAGGATATGACTTATTATCATAATTATAAGTAGTTTCCCAGAATATATTACCATATACTGAAGTCTCTTGAACTATTATAGAGTAAGCACTTCCATTTACATATATTGTACCACTAGGTTCTACCCACGGAAACTCACCTATTGGTAAAATTACTGTTGCGTATCCTTGAGAAGAAATATTTAGAGCACTTACTGTTAAATTCCCTATATTTAAGTTGTGATATGAGAATGTAGCATGAGGAGAGACTATATAAACTTCTTTATGTAGAGTATTGCCCTTGAAAAGATAATCTAAGTTAACTTTATACACATTGTATGTCTTTATAAAATTAGGTAGTGGTTTTACGAAGTTTAATTTTACACTGAAATTGAACTTGATATTATTTTCAAAAGTTTTGTTATAAATTAATATAGGGAAACCGTATTGAGAAGATACAATAATGTAACTTCCACCTGGAGAATAGAACTTTA
It encodes the following:
- the sucD gene encoding succinate--CoA ligase subunit alpha, translated to MTGKEGSFHTKQMLSYGTKIVAGVSPGKGGTTVHGVPVYDTVEDALKEHEIDASIVFVPAKYAPDAIYEAIDGGIKLVVVITEHIPVLDMLKIVRYAKAKGTRIIGPNCPGLIVPEESLIGILPPRAFKKGKIGIVSRSGTLTYEVAEMVKKDYGQSTVIGIGGDPIIGTDMIEVVKMFEEDSETESIVMIGEIGGTMEERVAKMKAEGKIKKKIVAYIAGMTAPREKRMGHAGAVVYMGMGTFESKIKALTEAGIPVAKTPYEIPKLLSS